One Leopardus geoffroyi isolate Oge1 chromosome C1, O.geoffroyi_Oge1_pat1.0, whole genome shotgun sequence DNA segment encodes these proteins:
- the HNRNPA3 gene encoding heterogeneous nuclear ribonucleoprotein A3 isoform X3: MEGHDPKEPEQLRKLFIGGLSFETTDDSLREHFEKWGTLTDCVVMRDPQTKRSRGFGFVTYSCVEEVDAAMCARPHKVDGRVVEPKRAVSREDSVKPGAHLTVKKIFVGGIKEDTEEYNLRDYFEKYGKIETIEVMEDRQSGKKRGFAFVTFDDHDTVDKIVVQKYHTINGHNCEVKKALSKQEMQSAGSQRGRGGGSGNFMGRGGNFGGGGNFGRGGNFGGRGGYGGGGGGSRGSYGGGDGGYNGFGGDGGNYGGGPGYSSRGGYGGGGPGYGNQGGGYGGGGGGYDGYNEGGNFGGGNYGGGGNYNDFGNYSGQQQSNYGPMKGGSFGGRSSGSPYGGGYGSGGGSGGYGSRRF; encoded by the exons ATGGAG GGCCATGATCCAAAGGAACCAGAGCAGTTGAGAAAACTGTTTATTGGTGGTTTGAGCTTTGAAACTACAGATGATAGTTTaagagaacattttgaaaaatggggCACACTTACAGATTGTGTG GTGATGAGAGACCCCCAAACAAAACGTTCCAGGGGTTTTGGTTTTGTGACTTACTCTTGTGTGGAGGAGGTGGATGCAGCAATGTGTGCTCGACCACACAAGGTTGATGGGCGTGTAGTGGAACCAAAGAGAGCTGTTTCTAGAGAG GATTCTGTAAAGCCTGGTGCCCATCTAACTGTGAAGAAAATTTTTGTCGGTGGtattaaagaagatacagaagaatataATTTGAGAGACTACTTTGAAAAGTATGGCAAGATTGAAACCATAGAAGTTATGGAGGACAGGCAgagtggaaaaaagagaggatTTGCTTTTGTAACTTTTGATGATCATGATACAGTTGATAAAATTGTTG ttcagAAATACCACACTATTAATGGGCATAATTGTGAAGTGAAAAAGGCCCTTTCTAAACAAGAAATGCAGTCTGCTGGATCACAAAGAG GTCGTGGAGGTGGATCTGGCAACTTTATGGGTCGTGGAGGAAACTTTGGAGGTGGTGGTAACTTTGGCCGCGGTGGAAACTTTGGTGGAAGAG GAGGCtatggtggtggaggtggtggtaGCAGAGGTAGTTATGGAGGAGGTGATGGTGGATATAATGGATTTGGAGGTGATG gtggcaACTATGGTGGTGGTCCTGGTTATAGTAGTAGAGGAGGCTATGGTGGAGGTGGACCAGGATATGGAAACCAAGGAGGTGGATATGGTGGCGGTGGTGGAGGATATGATGGTTACAATGAAGGAGGAAATTTTGGAGGTG GTAACTATGGTGGTGGTGGGAACTATAATGATTTTGGAAATTATAGTGGACAACAGCAATCAAATTATGGACCCATGAAGGGGGGCAGTTTTGGTGGAAGAAGCTCGGGCAGTCCCTATGGTg GTGGTTATGGATCTGGTGGTGGAAGTGGTGGATATGGTAGCAGAAGGTTCtaa
- the NFE2L2 gene encoding nuclear factor erythroid 2-related factor 2 isoform X3, translated as MDLIDILWRQDIDLGVSREVFDFSQRRKEHELEKQKKLEKERQEQLQKEQEKAFFAQLQLDEETGEFLPIQPAQHIPSETSGSANYSQVAHIPKPDALYFDDCMQLLAETFPFVDDNEVSSAAFQSLVPDIPSQIENPVFIAPNQAQSPQTLVTQSVIADLDNMQQDIEQVWEELLSIPELQCLNIQNDKLVETTTVPSPETKMTEIDNYHFYSSMPSLEKEVGNCSPHFLSAFEDSFSSILSTEDSSQLTVNSLNSDATINTDFGDEFYSAFIAEPSSSNSMPSSATLSQSLSELLNGPIDVSDLSLCKAFNQNHPESTEFNDSDSGISLNTSPGLASPEHSVESSVYGDTPLGFSDSEMEEIDSAPGSVKQNGPKTQPVQSSGDTVQPLSPSPGHSAPVRDAQCENTPKKELPVSPGHRKTPFTKDKHSSRLEAHLTRDELRAKALHIPFPVEKIINLPVDDFNEMMSKEQFNEAQLALIRDIRRRGKNKVAAQNCRKRKLENIVELEQDLDHLKDEKEKLLREKGENDKSLHLLKKQLSTLYLEVFSMLRDEDGKPYSPSEYSLQQTRDGNVFLVPKSKKPDVKKN; from the exons ATGGATTTGATTGACATACTTTGGAGGCAAGATATAGATCTCGGGGTAAGTCGAGAGGTATTTGACTTCAGTCAACGACGGAAGGAACATGagctggaaaaacagaaaaaacttgaaaaggaaagacaagaacAACTCCAAAAGGAGCAAGAGAAAGCCTTCTTTGCTCAGTTACAACTAGATGAAGAGACAGGTGAATTCCTCCCAATTCAGCCTGCCCAACACATCCCATCAGAAACCAGTGGATCTGCCAACTACTCCCAG GTTGCCCACATTCCCAAACCAGATGCTCTGTACTTCGATGACTGCATGCAGCTTTTGGCAGAGACATTCCCATTTGTAGATGACAATGAG GTTTCTTCAGCTGCGTTTCAGTCACTTGTTCCTGATATTCCCAGCCAAATCGAGAACCCCGTCTTCATTGCTCCTAATCAGGCTCAGTCACCTCAGACTCTTGTCACTCAGTCAGTCATTGCTGATTTAGACAATATGCAGCAGGACATTGAGCAAGTTTGGGAGGAGCTACTGTCCATTCCAGAATTACAG TGTCTTAATATTCAAAATGACAAGTTGGTTGAGACTACCACGGTCCCAAGTCCAGAAACCAAAATGACAGAAATTGACAATTATCATTTCTACTCATCGATGCCCTCACTGGAAAAGGAAGTAGGTAACTGCAGTCCACATTTTCTCAGTGCTTTTGAGGATTCCTTCAGCAGCATCCTCTCCACAGAAGATTCCAGCCAGTTGACCGTGAACTCATTAAATTCAGATGCCACAATAAACACTGATTTTGGTGATGAATTTTATTCTGCTTTCATAGCAGAACCCAGTAGCAGCAATAGCATGCCCTCCTCGGCTACTTTAAGCCAGTCACTCTCTGAACTTCTTAATGGGCCCATTGATGTTTCTGATCTATCACTTTGTAAAGCCTTCAACCAAAACCACCCTGAAAGCACAGAATTCAATGACTCTGACTCTGGCATTTCGCTGAACACGAGTCCTGGCCTGGCATCACCAGAACACTCAGTGGAATCTTCTGTCTATGGAGACACACCGCTTGGCTTCAGTGATTCTGAAATGGAAGAGATAGATAGTGCCCCTGGGAGTGTCAAACAGAATGGTCCTAAAACACAACCCGTACAGTCTTCTGGAGATACAGTCCAACCCCTGTCACCATCCCCAGGGCACAGTGCTCCAGTGCGTGATGCCCAGTGTGAAAACACACCCAAGAAAGAATTGCCTGTAAGTCCCGGTCATCGAAAAACCCCATTCACAAAAGACAAACATTCAAGCCGCTTGGAGGCTCATCTCACAAGAGATGAGCTAAGGGCCAAAGCTCTCCACATCCCATTCCCTGTTGAAAAGATCATTAACCTCCCTGTTGATGACTTCAATGAGATGATGTCCAAGGAACAATTCAACGAAGCTCAACTGGCATTAATTCGAGATATACGCAGGCGGGGTAAGAATAAAGTGGCTGCTCAGaactgcagaaaaagaaaactggaaaatatagtGGAACTGGAACAAGATTTGGAtcatttgaaagatgaaaaagaaaaattgctcaGAGAAAAGGGCGAGAATGACAAAAGCCTGCATCTACTGAAAAAACAGCTTAGCACCCTGTATCTTGAAGTCTTCAGCATGTTACGTGATGAAGATGGAAAACCTTACTCTCCTAGTGAATACTCCCTGCAGCAAACAAGAGATGGCAATGTGTTCCTTGTGCCCAAGAGTAAGAAGCCAGATGTGAAGAAAAACTAG
- the HNRNPA3 gene encoding heterogeneous nuclear ribonucleoprotein A3 isoform X2, producing the protein MEVKPPPGRPQPDSGRRRRRRGEEGHDPKEPEQLRKLFIGGLSFETTDDSLREHFEKWGTLTDCVVMRDPQTKRSRGFGFVTYSCVEEVDAAMCARPHKVDGRVVEPKRAVSREDSVKPGAHLTVKKIFVGGIKEDTEEYNLRDYFEKYGKIETIEVMEDRQSGKKRGFAFVTFDDHDTVDKIVVQKYHTINGHNCEVKKALSKQEMQSAGSQRGRGGGSGNFMGRGGNFGGGGNFGRGGNFGGRGGYGGGGGGSRGSYGGGDGGYNGFGGDGGNYGGGPGYSSRGGYGGGGPGYGNQGGGYGGGGGGYDGYNEGGNFGGNYGGGGNYNDFGNYSGQQQSNYGPMKGGSFGGRSSGSPYGGGYGSGGGSGGYGSRRF; encoded by the exons ATGGAGGTAAAACCGCCGCCCGGTCGCCCCCAGCCCGACTCCggccgtcgccgccgccgccggggggAGGAG GGCCATGATCCAAAGGAACCAGAGCAGTTGAGAAAACTGTTTATTGGTGGTTTGAGCTTTGAAACTACAGATGATAGTTTaagagaacattttgaaaaatggggCACACTTACAGATTGTGTG GTGATGAGAGACCCCCAAACAAAACGTTCCAGGGGTTTTGGTTTTGTGACTTACTCTTGTGTGGAGGAGGTGGATGCAGCAATGTGTGCTCGACCACACAAGGTTGATGGGCGTGTAGTGGAACCAAAGAGAGCTGTTTCTAGAGAG GATTCTGTAAAGCCTGGTGCCCATCTAACTGTGAAGAAAATTTTTGTCGGTGGtattaaagaagatacagaagaatataATTTGAGAGACTACTTTGAAAAGTATGGCAAGATTGAAACCATAGAAGTTATGGAGGACAGGCAgagtggaaaaaagagaggatTTGCTTTTGTAACTTTTGATGATCATGATACAGTTGATAAAATTGTTG ttcagAAATACCACACTATTAATGGGCATAATTGTGAAGTGAAAAAGGCCCTTTCTAAACAAGAAATGCAGTCTGCTGGATCACAAAGAG GTCGTGGAGGTGGATCTGGCAACTTTATGGGTCGTGGAGGAAACTTTGGAGGTGGTGGTAACTTTGGCCGCGGTGGAAACTTTGGTGGAAGAG GAGGCtatggtggtggaggtggtggtaGCAGAGGTAGTTATGGAGGAGGTGATGGTGGATATAATGGATTTGGAGGTGATG gtggcaACTATGGTGGTGGTCCTGGTTATAGTAGTAGAGGAGGCTATGGTGGAGGTGGACCAGGATATGGAAACCAAGGAGGTGGATATGGTGGCGGTGGTGGAGGATATGATGGTTACAATGAAGGAGGAAATTTTGGAG GTAACTATGGTGGTGGTGGGAACTATAATGATTTTGGAAATTATAGTGGACAACAGCAATCAAATTATGGACCCATGAAGGGGGGCAGTTTTGGTGGAAGAAGCTCGGGCAGTCCCTATGGTg GTGGTTATGGATCTGGTGGTGGAAGTGGTGGATATGGTAGCAGAAGGTTCtaa
- the HNRNPA3 gene encoding heterogeneous nuclear ribonucleoprotein A3 isoform X4 yields the protein MEGHDPKEPEQLRKLFIGGLSFETTDDSLREHFEKWGTLTDCVVMRDPQTKRSRGFGFVTYSCVEEVDAAMCARPHKVDGRVVEPKRAVSREDSVKPGAHLTVKKIFVGGIKEDTEEYNLRDYFEKYGKIETIEVMEDRQSGKKRGFAFVTFDDHDTVDKIVVQKYHTINGHNCEVKKALSKQEMQSAGSQRGRGGGSGNFMGRGGNFGGGGNFGRGGNFGGRGGYGGGGGGSRGSYGGGDGGYNGFGGDGGNYGGGPGYSSRGGYGGGGPGYGNQGGGYGGGGGGYDGYNEGGNFGGNYGGGGNYNDFGNYSGQQQSNYGPMKGGSFGGRSSGSPYGGGYGSGGGSGGYGSRRF from the exons ATGGAG GGCCATGATCCAAAGGAACCAGAGCAGTTGAGAAAACTGTTTATTGGTGGTTTGAGCTTTGAAACTACAGATGATAGTTTaagagaacattttgaaaaatggggCACACTTACAGATTGTGTG GTGATGAGAGACCCCCAAACAAAACGTTCCAGGGGTTTTGGTTTTGTGACTTACTCTTGTGTGGAGGAGGTGGATGCAGCAATGTGTGCTCGACCACACAAGGTTGATGGGCGTGTAGTGGAACCAAAGAGAGCTGTTTCTAGAGAG GATTCTGTAAAGCCTGGTGCCCATCTAACTGTGAAGAAAATTTTTGTCGGTGGtattaaagaagatacagaagaatataATTTGAGAGACTACTTTGAAAAGTATGGCAAGATTGAAACCATAGAAGTTATGGAGGACAGGCAgagtggaaaaaagagaggatTTGCTTTTGTAACTTTTGATGATCATGATACAGTTGATAAAATTGTTG ttcagAAATACCACACTATTAATGGGCATAATTGTGAAGTGAAAAAGGCCCTTTCTAAACAAGAAATGCAGTCTGCTGGATCACAAAGAG GTCGTGGAGGTGGATCTGGCAACTTTATGGGTCGTGGAGGAAACTTTGGAGGTGGTGGTAACTTTGGCCGCGGTGGAAACTTTGGTGGAAGAG GAGGCtatggtggtggaggtggtggtaGCAGAGGTAGTTATGGAGGAGGTGATGGTGGATATAATGGATTTGGAGGTGATG gtggcaACTATGGTGGTGGTCCTGGTTATAGTAGTAGAGGAGGCTATGGTGGAGGTGGACCAGGATATGGAAACCAAGGAGGTGGATATGGTGGCGGTGGTGGAGGATATGATGGTTACAATGAAGGAGGAAATTTTGGAG GTAACTATGGTGGTGGTGGGAACTATAATGATTTTGGAAATTATAGTGGACAACAGCAATCAAATTATGGACCCATGAAGGGGGGCAGTTTTGGTGGAAGAAGCTCGGGCAGTCCCTATGGTg GTGGTTATGGATCTGGTGGTGGAAGTGGTGGATATGGTAGCAGAAGGTTCtaa
- the HNRNPA3 gene encoding heterogeneous nuclear ribonucleoprotein A3 isoform X1, whose translation MEVKPPPGRPQPDSGRRRRRRGEEGHDPKEPEQLRKLFIGGLSFETTDDSLREHFEKWGTLTDCVVMRDPQTKRSRGFGFVTYSCVEEVDAAMCARPHKVDGRVVEPKRAVSREDSVKPGAHLTVKKIFVGGIKEDTEEYNLRDYFEKYGKIETIEVMEDRQSGKKRGFAFVTFDDHDTVDKIVVQKYHTINGHNCEVKKALSKQEMQSAGSQRGRGGGSGNFMGRGGNFGGGGNFGRGGNFGGRGGYGGGGGGSRGSYGGGDGGYNGFGGDGGNYGGGPGYSSRGGYGGGGPGYGNQGGGYGGGGGGYDGYNEGGNFGGGNYGGGGNYNDFGNYSGQQQSNYGPMKGGSFGGRSSGSPYGGGYGSGGGSGGYGSRRF comes from the exons ATGGAGGTAAAACCGCCGCCCGGTCGCCCCCAGCCCGACTCCggccgtcgccgccgccgccggggggAGGAG GGCCATGATCCAAAGGAACCAGAGCAGTTGAGAAAACTGTTTATTGGTGGTTTGAGCTTTGAAACTACAGATGATAGTTTaagagaacattttgaaaaatggggCACACTTACAGATTGTGTG GTGATGAGAGACCCCCAAACAAAACGTTCCAGGGGTTTTGGTTTTGTGACTTACTCTTGTGTGGAGGAGGTGGATGCAGCAATGTGTGCTCGACCACACAAGGTTGATGGGCGTGTAGTGGAACCAAAGAGAGCTGTTTCTAGAGAG GATTCTGTAAAGCCTGGTGCCCATCTAACTGTGAAGAAAATTTTTGTCGGTGGtattaaagaagatacagaagaatataATTTGAGAGACTACTTTGAAAAGTATGGCAAGATTGAAACCATAGAAGTTATGGAGGACAGGCAgagtggaaaaaagagaggatTTGCTTTTGTAACTTTTGATGATCATGATACAGTTGATAAAATTGTTG ttcagAAATACCACACTATTAATGGGCATAATTGTGAAGTGAAAAAGGCCCTTTCTAAACAAGAAATGCAGTCTGCTGGATCACAAAGAG GTCGTGGAGGTGGATCTGGCAACTTTATGGGTCGTGGAGGAAACTTTGGAGGTGGTGGTAACTTTGGCCGCGGTGGAAACTTTGGTGGAAGAG GAGGCtatggtggtggaggtggtggtaGCAGAGGTAGTTATGGAGGAGGTGATGGTGGATATAATGGATTTGGAGGTGATG gtggcaACTATGGTGGTGGTCCTGGTTATAGTAGTAGAGGAGGCTATGGTGGAGGTGGACCAGGATATGGAAACCAAGGAGGTGGATATGGTGGCGGTGGTGGAGGATATGATGGTTACAATGAAGGAGGAAATTTTGGAGGTG GTAACTATGGTGGTGGTGGGAACTATAATGATTTTGGAAATTATAGTGGACAACAGCAATCAAATTATGGACCCATGAAGGGGGGCAGTTTTGGTGGAAGAAGCTCGGGCAGTCCCTATGGTg GTGGTTATGGATCTGGTGGTGGAAGTGGTGGATATGGTAGCAGAAGGTTCtaa
- the NFE2L2 gene encoding nuclear factor erythroid 2-related factor 2 isoform X2 has translation MMDLELPPPGLPSQQDMDLIDILWRQDIDLGVSREVFDFSQRRKEHELEKQKKLEKERQEQLQKEQEKAFFAQLQLDEETGEFLPIQPAQHIPSETSGSANYSQVAHIPKPDALYFDDCMQLLAETFPFVDDNEVSSAAFQSLVPDIPSQIENPVFIAPNQAQSPQTLVTQSVIADLDNMQQDIEQVWEELLSIPELQCLNIQNDKLVETTTVPSPETKMTEIDNYHFYSSMPSLEKEVGNCSPHFLSAFEDSFSSILSTEDSSQLTVNSLNSDATINTDFGDEFYSAFIAEPSSSNSMPSSATLSQSLSELLNGPIDVSDLSLCKAFNQNHPESTEFNDSDSGISLNTSPGLASPEHSVESSVYGDTPLGFSDSEMEEIDSAPGSVKQNGPKTQPVQSSGDTVQPLSPSPGHSAPVRDAQCENTPKKELPVSPGHRKTPFTKDKHSSRLEAHLTRDELRAKALHIPFPVEKIINLPVDDFNEMMSKEQFNEAQLALIRDIRRRGKNKVAAQNCRKRKLENIVELEQDLDHLKDEKEKLLREKGENDKSLHLLKKQLSTLYLEVFSMLRDEDGKPYSPSEYSLQQTRDGNVFLVPKSKKPDVKKN, from the exons gacATGGATTTGATTGACATACTTTGGAGGCAAGATATAGATCTCGGGGTAAGTCGAGAGGTATTTGACTTCAGTCAACGACGGAAGGAACATGagctggaaaaacagaaaaaacttgaaaaggaaagacaagaacAACTCCAAAAGGAGCAAGAGAAAGCCTTCTTTGCTCAGTTACAACTAGATGAAGAGACAGGTGAATTCCTCCCAATTCAGCCTGCCCAACACATCCCATCAGAAACCAGTGGATCTGCCAACTACTCCCAG GTTGCCCACATTCCCAAACCAGATGCTCTGTACTTCGATGACTGCATGCAGCTTTTGGCAGAGACATTCCCATTTGTAGATGACAATGAG GTTTCTTCAGCTGCGTTTCAGTCACTTGTTCCTGATATTCCCAGCCAAATCGAGAACCCCGTCTTCATTGCTCCTAATCAGGCTCAGTCACCTCAGACTCTTGTCACTCAGTCAGTCATTGCTGATTTAGACAATATGCAGCAGGACATTGAGCAAGTTTGGGAGGAGCTACTGTCCATTCCAGAATTACAG TGTCTTAATATTCAAAATGACAAGTTGGTTGAGACTACCACGGTCCCAAGTCCAGAAACCAAAATGACAGAAATTGACAATTATCATTTCTACTCATCGATGCCCTCACTGGAAAAGGAAGTAGGTAACTGCAGTCCACATTTTCTCAGTGCTTTTGAGGATTCCTTCAGCAGCATCCTCTCCACAGAAGATTCCAGCCAGTTGACCGTGAACTCATTAAATTCAGATGCCACAATAAACACTGATTTTGGTGATGAATTTTATTCTGCTTTCATAGCAGAACCCAGTAGCAGCAATAGCATGCCCTCCTCGGCTACTTTAAGCCAGTCACTCTCTGAACTTCTTAATGGGCCCATTGATGTTTCTGATCTATCACTTTGTAAAGCCTTCAACCAAAACCACCCTGAAAGCACAGAATTCAATGACTCTGACTCTGGCATTTCGCTGAACACGAGTCCTGGCCTGGCATCACCAGAACACTCAGTGGAATCTTCTGTCTATGGAGACACACCGCTTGGCTTCAGTGATTCTGAAATGGAAGAGATAGATAGTGCCCCTGGGAGTGTCAAACAGAATGGTCCTAAAACACAACCCGTACAGTCTTCTGGAGATACAGTCCAACCCCTGTCACCATCCCCAGGGCACAGTGCTCCAGTGCGTGATGCCCAGTGTGAAAACACACCCAAGAAAGAATTGCCTGTAAGTCCCGGTCATCGAAAAACCCCATTCACAAAAGACAAACATTCAAGCCGCTTGGAGGCTCATCTCACAAGAGATGAGCTAAGGGCCAAAGCTCTCCACATCCCATTCCCTGTTGAAAAGATCATTAACCTCCCTGTTGATGACTTCAATGAGATGATGTCCAAGGAACAATTCAACGAAGCTCAACTGGCATTAATTCGAGATATACGCAGGCGGGGTAAGAATAAAGTGGCTGCTCAGaactgcagaaaaagaaaactggaaaatatagtGGAACTGGAACAAGATTTGGAtcatttgaaagatgaaaaagaaaaattgctcaGAGAAAAGGGCGAGAATGACAAAAGCCTGCATCTACTGAAAAAACAGCTTAGCACCCTGTATCTTGAAGTCTTCAGCATGTTACGTGATGAAGATGGAAAACCTTACTCTCCTAGTGAATACTCCCTGCAGCAAACAAGAGATGGCAATGTGTTCCTTGTGCCCAAGAGTAAGAAGCCAGATGTGAAGAAAAACTAG
- the NFE2L2 gene encoding nuclear factor erythroid 2-related factor 2 isoform X1, whose amino-acid sequence MFGLGDPGSASGNRRDMDLIDILWRQDIDLGVSREVFDFSQRRKEHELEKQKKLEKERQEQLQKEQEKAFFAQLQLDEETGEFLPIQPAQHIPSETSGSANYSQVAHIPKPDALYFDDCMQLLAETFPFVDDNEVSSAAFQSLVPDIPSQIENPVFIAPNQAQSPQTLVTQSVIADLDNMQQDIEQVWEELLSIPELQCLNIQNDKLVETTTVPSPETKMTEIDNYHFYSSMPSLEKEVGNCSPHFLSAFEDSFSSILSTEDSSQLTVNSLNSDATINTDFGDEFYSAFIAEPSSSNSMPSSATLSQSLSELLNGPIDVSDLSLCKAFNQNHPESTEFNDSDSGISLNTSPGLASPEHSVESSVYGDTPLGFSDSEMEEIDSAPGSVKQNGPKTQPVQSSGDTVQPLSPSPGHSAPVRDAQCENTPKKELPVSPGHRKTPFTKDKHSSRLEAHLTRDELRAKALHIPFPVEKIINLPVDDFNEMMSKEQFNEAQLALIRDIRRRGKNKVAAQNCRKRKLENIVELEQDLDHLKDEKEKLLREKGENDKSLHLLKKQLSTLYLEVFSMLRDEDGKPYSPSEYSLQQTRDGNVFLVPKSKKPDVKKN is encoded by the exons gacATGGATTTGATTGACATACTTTGGAGGCAAGATATAGATCTCGGGGTAAGTCGAGAGGTATTTGACTTCAGTCAACGACGGAAGGAACATGagctggaaaaacagaaaaaacttgaaaaggaaagacaagaacAACTCCAAAAGGAGCAAGAGAAAGCCTTCTTTGCTCAGTTACAACTAGATGAAGAGACAGGTGAATTCCTCCCAATTCAGCCTGCCCAACACATCCCATCAGAAACCAGTGGATCTGCCAACTACTCCCAG GTTGCCCACATTCCCAAACCAGATGCTCTGTACTTCGATGACTGCATGCAGCTTTTGGCAGAGACATTCCCATTTGTAGATGACAATGAG GTTTCTTCAGCTGCGTTTCAGTCACTTGTTCCTGATATTCCCAGCCAAATCGAGAACCCCGTCTTCATTGCTCCTAATCAGGCTCAGTCACCTCAGACTCTTGTCACTCAGTCAGTCATTGCTGATTTAGACAATATGCAGCAGGACATTGAGCAAGTTTGGGAGGAGCTACTGTCCATTCCAGAATTACAG TGTCTTAATATTCAAAATGACAAGTTGGTTGAGACTACCACGGTCCCAAGTCCAGAAACCAAAATGACAGAAATTGACAATTATCATTTCTACTCATCGATGCCCTCACTGGAAAAGGAAGTAGGTAACTGCAGTCCACATTTTCTCAGTGCTTTTGAGGATTCCTTCAGCAGCATCCTCTCCACAGAAGATTCCAGCCAGTTGACCGTGAACTCATTAAATTCAGATGCCACAATAAACACTGATTTTGGTGATGAATTTTATTCTGCTTTCATAGCAGAACCCAGTAGCAGCAATAGCATGCCCTCCTCGGCTACTTTAAGCCAGTCACTCTCTGAACTTCTTAATGGGCCCATTGATGTTTCTGATCTATCACTTTGTAAAGCCTTCAACCAAAACCACCCTGAAAGCACAGAATTCAATGACTCTGACTCTGGCATTTCGCTGAACACGAGTCCTGGCCTGGCATCACCAGAACACTCAGTGGAATCTTCTGTCTATGGAGACACACCGCTTGGCTTCAGTGATTCTGAAATGGAAGAGATAGATAGTGCCCCTGGGAGTGTCAAACAGAATGGTCCTAAAACACAACCCGTACAGTCTTCTGGAGATACAGTCCAACCCCTGTCACCATCCCCAGGGCACAGTGCTCCAGTGCGTGATGCCCAGTGTGAAAACACACCCAAGAAAGAATTGCCTGTAAGTCCCGGTCATCGAAAAACCCCATTCACAAAAGACAAACATTCAAGCCGCTTGGAGGCTCATCTCACAAGAGATGAGCTAAGGGCCAAAGCTCTCCACATCCCATTCCCTGTTGAAAAGATCATTAACCTCCCTGTTGATGACTTCAATGAGATGATGTCCAAGGAACAATTCAACGAAGCTCAACTGGCATTAATTCGAGATATACGCAGGCGGGGTAAGAATAAAGTGGCTGCTCAGaactgcagaaaaagaaaactggaaaatatagtGGAACTGGAACAAGATTTGGAtcatttgaaagatgaaaaagaaaaattgctcaGAGAAAAGGGCGAGAATGACAAAAGCCTGCATCTACTGAAAAAACAGCTTAGCACCCTGTATCTTGAAGTCTTCAGCATGTTACGTGATGAAGATGGAAAACCTTACTCTCCTAGTGAATACTCCCTGCAGCAAACAAGAGATGGCAATGTGTTCCTTGTGCCCAAGAGTAAGAAGCCAGATGTGAAGAAAAACTAG
- the HNRNPA3 gene encoding heterogeneous nuclear ribonucleoprotein A3 isoform X5, protein MRDPQTKRSRGFGFVTYSCVEEVDAAMCARPHKVDGRVVEPKRAVSREDSVKPGAHLTVKKIFVGGIKEDTEEYNLRDYFEKYGKIETIEVMEDRQSGKKRGFAFVTFDDHDTVDKIVVQKYHTINGHNCEVKKALSKQEMQSAGSQRGRGGGSGNFMGRGGNFGGGGNFGRGGNFGGRGGYGGGGGGSRGSYGGGDGGYNGFGGDGGNYGGGPGYSSRGGYGGGGPGYGNQGGGYGGGGGGYDGYNEGGNFGGGNYGGGGNYNDFGNYSGQQQSNYGPMKGGSFGGRSSGSPYGGGYGSGGGSGGYGSRRF, encoded by the exons ATGAGAGACCCCCAAACAAAACGTTCCAGGGGTTTTGGTTTTGTGACTTACTCTTGTGTGGAGGAGGTGGATGCAGCAATGTGTGCTCGACCACACAAGGTTGATGGGCGTGTAGTGGAACCAAAGAGAGCTGTTTCTAGAGAG GATTCTGTAAAGCCTGGTGCCCATCTAACTGTGAAGAAAATTTTTGTCGGTGGtattaaagaagatacagaagaatataATTTGAGAGACTACTTTGAAAAGTATGGCAAGATTGAAACCATAGAAGTTATGGAGGACAGGCAgagtggaaaaaagagaggatTTGCTTTTGTAACTTTTGATGATCATGATACAGTTGATAAAATTGTTG ttcagAAATACCACACTATTAATGGGCATAATTGTGAAGTGAAAAAGGCCCTTTCTAAACAAGAAATGCAGTCTGCTGGATCACAAAGAG GTCGTGGAGGTGGATCTGGCAACTTTATGGGTCGTGGAGGAAACTTTGGAGGTGGTGGTAACTTTGGCCGCGGTGGAAACTTTGGTGGAAGAG GAGGCtatggtggtggaggtggtggtaGCAGAGGTAGTTATGGAGGAGGTGATGGTGGATATAATGGATTTGGAGGTGATG gtggcaACTATGGTGGTGGTCCTGGTTATAGTAGTAGAGGAGGCTATGGTGGAGGTGGACCAGGATATGGAAACCAAGGAGGTGGATATGGTGGCGGTGGTGGAGGATATGATGGTTACAATGAAGGAGGAAATTTTGGAGGTG GTAACTATGGTGGTGGTGGGAACTATAATGATTTTGGAAATTATAGTGGACAACAGCAATCAAATTATGGACCCATGAAGGGGGGCAGTTTTGGTGGAAGAAGCTCGGGCAGTCCCTATGGTg GTGGTTATGGATCTGGTGGTGGAAGTGGTGGATATGGTAGCAGAAGGTTCtaa